The sequence ATCGAGTGGGCGCAACGGGCGGGCAAAGAAATCCGTTTCGAAATTTTGTCCGAAAAAGGCAATAGCCATTTCCGCGAATTCATTGCGCAGGTCACGATCGACGAAGAGCAATTTGCTACTGGTAGCGGCTATAGCAAAAAGAAAGCTGAGCAGGCAGCCGCCGAGAAAGCCCTTGAGCTTTTAGACGCTAAATAAGTCGTCGTTCTTCCCCATCATCTGTAGACTCTTTACCGCATTAGCTTAATTGTCTCCTTGCCAGCATTTGCTTTAGGAGCAAATTATGACATGCTCCCGCGCCATTTTGTCAATTTCAAGCCTATAAAAAGTCAGAATAATGACATTATGGCCGTTATTGCTGAGGAGCTATTGACGTGGCACAAAGTTTGAAAAATAATGTAGCATAACATGTTAACTTATTTTCTAACACAAAACCCAACAAATAGTCATGAATCCGTTAATGCGCACGAACAACAACCTACCGTCGTTGATCGAGAACTTTTTCGGTCGCGACGTGAATGACTTGTTTAATGCGAATGCTGCGTCAGTAAGCAACGTTCCAGCAGTAAATGTAGTCGAGCATCAGGATGGCTTTCGTATTGAAGTGGCAGCCCCTGGTTTGAAAAAAGACGATTTCAAGCTCAACCTGAATCACAACAACCTGACCATTTCGGGTTATCAGGAAACAAAGAAGGAAGAGTCAGATAAGAATAATGAAAAGTACACGCGTCGGGAATTTAGCTATTCCTCTTTCCAAAGGACGTTTACGCTCCCAACATCGGTAGATGCAGATAATATACAGGCATCATACACAGATGGCGTACTTAAAATCGAGATTCCCAAACGTGAGGAGGCCAAAGTAAAGCC comes from Spirosoma aureum and encodes:
- a CDS encoding Hsp20/alpha crystallin family protein, coding for MNPLMRTNNNLPSLIENFFGRDVNDLFNANAASVSNVPAVNVVEHQDGFRIEVAAPGLKKDDFKLNLNHNNLTISGYQETKKEESDKNNEKYTRREFSYSSFQRTFTLPTSVDADNIQASYTDGVLKIEIPKREEAKVKPPRQIEIGG